A stretch of Gossypium hirsutum isolate 1008001.06 chromosome A06, Gossypium_hirsutum_v2.1, whole genome shotgun sequence DNA encodes these proteins:
- the LOC121230338 gene encoding protein FAM91A1 isoform X1 gives MQHIPTTVEEQLFFKAVKEECPWENLPKRLQAIFNSKEEWHRRIIEHCIKKRLQWDTCFARKICKENEYYEELMRVLRKSLALFPYYLAEYICRVMRVSPFRYYCDMIFDLMRNEQPYDSIPNFSAADALRLTGIGRNEFIDIMNKCKSKKIMWKLSKSIAKELLPTQPVDFPIEPWWGVSLVNFTVEEFKKLSEDETAMIDKICKEEANAYVLFDPDIIKGLYRRGLVYFDVPVYPDDRIKVCRLEGFISNKEQSYEDPIEELLYAVFVVSSEHATVAELASTLQADLSILQAAASFVCRLGWAEKVIDPASILQENTTLSHGVVLTDEEESSHRSSTSANVSTDGDSAHQGDFWGTENHRSHDARVAFVVDANITSYLMMGSVSPGLKSHAVTLYEAGKLGHTSIANLCKDLSTLEGTKFEGVLQEFANHAYSLRCVLECLLSGGVTADTRAVEVADRARVSTSGCDESSMIADTSLTNVSDQSAAKETEENINDAKNLETSQEDFFLDNSVPETTGDNGSATLAEDGKLSSEFSKSGMNVQNVEKMIHMQGPDQGKGTPRKRKRYRVDILRCESLASLPKATLDRLFLRDYDIIVSMIPLPHSSVLPGPTGPIHFGPPSHSSMTPWMKLVLYSTVASGPLSIVLMKGLCLRMLPAPLAGCEKALIWSWDDSTTGSLGGKLEGNLVKGSILLHCLNSMLKHSAVIVQPFSIYDLDGSGKVVTVDIPLPLKNSDGSVAPVGDKLGLCAGECLKLNDLLTVLAHKIELWTIGYIRLLKLFKERESDNFDPNGKYEWVPLTIEFGMPLFNPKLCNNICERIVSSELLQVDSLTEHHNSMQNMQRKLRDFCAEYQATGPAAKLLYLKELQKDGSKDSEHDINYPSSGKWNPLVDPSSPISGASNEHQRFKLACQQRSRTEVLSFDASILRSFSVTPVYEAGTRPVEDSPSATAPRVDLDETDSGEVILPGLNLIFDGAELNPFDIAACLQARQPISLIAEAASASTSFAIN, from the exons ATGCAGCACATTCCGACGACGGTCGAGGAACAGTTGTTTTTTAAAGCAGTTAAGGAAGAATGCCCGTGGGAGAATTTGCCCAAACGGCTTCAAGCCATTTTTAATTCTAAAGAAGAATGGCACAGAAG GATTATTGAACATTGCATCAAGAAAAGGCTCCAATGGGACACTTGTTTCGCTCGCAAAATATGCAAAGAAAATGAATATTATGAAGAGCTGATGCGTGTCTTGCGAAAGAGTCTAGCG TTATTCCCTTACTACCTTGCGGAATATATTTGCCGTGTGATGAGGGTGTCTCCTTTCCGATATTACTGTGATATGATATTCGATCTTATGAGAAACG AGCAACCTTATGACAGTATCCCAAATTTCAGCGCTGCTGATGCCTTGAGACTCACAGGAATTGGGAGAAAtgaatttattgatatcatgAATAAATGCAAGTCTAAG AAGATCATGTGGAAGCTGAGCAAGTCGATTGCAAAAGAGTTGTTACCTACCCAACCTGTGGACTTTCCAATTGAACCTTGGTGGGGAGTTTCTCTTGTTAACTTTACCGTAGAAGAGTTCAAG AAACTTTCGGAGGATGAAACGGCAATGATAGATAAAATCTGCAAGGAAGAAGCTAATGCATATGTCCTTTTTGATCCTGATATTATAAAAGGTCTGTATCGACGGGGATTGGTCTATTTTGATGTTCCTGTATATCCAGATGACCGTATTAAAG TTTGTAGGCTTGAAGGTTTTATTTCAAACAAGGAGCAGTCTTATGAGGATCCTATTGAGGA GTTGCTATATGCAGTTTTTGTTGTTTCAAGTGAGCATGCTACTGTTGCTGAGCTGGCATCAACCTTACAAGCGGATCTTAGTATACTGCAGGCTGCTGCATCTTTCGTTTGCCGCTTGGGATGGGCAGAAAAAGTAATTGACCCGGCATCCATTCTTCAAGAAAACACAACGTTATCTCATGGTGTTGTCCTTACGGATGAAGAAGAGTCCTCTCACCGCAGTTCAACCTCTGCAAATGTGTCCACTGATGGTGACTCTGCTCATCAAGGAGATTTTTGGGGGACAGAAAACCACCGTTCTCATGATGCTCGGGTTGCTTTTGTCGTTGATGCTAATATAACATCTTATCTTATGATGGGCTCCGTTTCACCGG GATTGAAGTCTCATGCTGTGACGTTATATGAAGCAGGGAAACTAGGCCATACTAGCATTGCAAACCTTTGCAAAGACCTGAGCACGTTGGAGGGAACAAAATTCGAGGGAGTGTTGCAGGAATTTGCAAATCATGCATACAGTCTCCGCTGTGTCTTGGAGTGTCTACTATCTGGTGGTGTTACCGCTGATACTAGAGCCGTGGAAGTTGCTGACAGAGCGAGAGTGTCAACTTCAGGCTGTGATGAGTCTAGTATGATAGCTGACACATCATTGACCAATGTGTCGGACCAATCTGCTgctaaagaaactgaagaaaacaTTAATGATGCTAAAAATTTAGAAACGTCCCAAGAAGATTTCTTTTTGGACAACTCTGTACCTGAAACGACTGGTGATAACGGATCTGCTACCCTAGCAGAAGATGGTAAGCTCTCGAGTGAGTTTTCCAAGTCAGGTATGAATGTCCAGAATGTTGAAAAAATGATACATATGCAAGGACCTGACCAAGGAAAAGGGACGCCAAGGAAGAGAAAGAGATATCGAGTGGATATCCTCCGCTGTGAAAGCTTGGCTTCTCTGCCAAAGGCAACCTTAGATCGGCTGTTTCTTCGCGACTATGATATCATTGTGTCTATGATACCTCTTCCACATTCATCTGTTCTTCCTGGGCCTACAGGTCCTATTCATTTTGGTCCTCCCTCTCACTCATCAATGACACCATGGATGAAATTGGTGCTATATTCAACGGTGGCCAGCGGGCCTTTGTCGATTGTACTGATGAAAGGACTATGTCTGCGCATGTTACCTGCACCTTTAGCTGGTTGTGAGAAAGCCCTTATATGGTCTTGGGATGATTCAACGACCGGAAGCTTGGGTGGAAAGTTAGAAGGAAATTTAGTCAAGGGAAGTATACTTTTACACTGTTTGAATTCGATGCTCAAACACTCTGCTGTTATAGTgcagccctttagcatatatgaTCTTGATGGCTCTGGAAAAGTTGTTACAGTTGACATACCCTTGCCCCTTAAGAACTCTGATGGCTCAGTTGCTCCCGTAGGGGACAAGCTAGGACTATGTGCAGGggaatgtttgaaattgaatgatcTATTAACTGTTTTGGCTCACAAGATAGAGTTATGGACAATTGGTTACATTCGCTTACTAAAACTTTTTAAAGAAAGGGAATCGGATAATTTTGACCCCAATGGGAAGTATGAATGGGTTCCACTGACCATTGAATTTGGGATGCCACTTTTCAACCCCAAATTATGCAATAACATATGTGAAAGGATTGTCTCCTCAGAGTTGCTTCAAGTAGATTCACTTACTGAGCATCATAATTCAATGCAAAACATGCAAAGAAAGTTACGTGATTTTTGTGCAGAGTATCAAGCAACGGGTCCTGCAGCAAAACTTCTTTACCTAAAGGAGCTGCAAAAGGATGGTTCGAAGGATTCAGAGCATGACATCAACTATCCTAGTAGTGGAAAGTGGAATCCACTGGTAGACCCTTCTTCTCCCATTTCTGGGGCATCTAATGAGCATCAAAGATTCAAACTTGCTTGTCAACAGCGTAGTCGGACcgaagttttgagcttcgatgcCAGCATTCTTAG ATCATTTTCCGTAACTCCTGTATATGAAGCTGGCACAAGACCAGTTGAAGATTCCCCCTCAGCAACTGCACCCAGAGTTGATCTTGATGAAACTGACAGCGGTGAAGTTATCCTTCCTGGTCTTAACCTCATTTTTGATGGTGCAGAGTTGAATCCCTTTGATATTGCTGCTTGCCTGCAGGCTCGCCAGCCAATTTCATTAATAGCAGAGGCAGCTTCGGCCTCTACATCTTTTGCAATTAATTAA
- the LOC121230338 gene encoding protein FAM91A1 isoform X5: MWKLSKSIAKELLPTQPVDFPIEPWWGVSLVNFTVEEFKKLSEDETAMIDKICKEEANAYVLFDPDIIKGLYRRGLVYFDVPVYPDDRIKVCRLEGFISNKEQSYEDPIEELLYAVFVVSSEHATVAELASTLQADLSILQAAASFVCRLGWAEKVIDPASILQENTTLSHGVVLTDEEESSHRSSTSANVSTDGDSAHQGDFWGTENHRSHDARVAFVVDANITSYLMMGSVSPGLKSHAVTLYEAGKLGHTSIANLCKDLSTLEGTKFEGVLQEFANHAYSLRCVLECLLSGGVTADTRAVEVADRARVSTSGCDESSMIADTSLTNVSDQSAAKETEENINDAKNLETSQEDFFLDNSVPETTGDNGSATLAEDGKLSSEFSKSGMNVQNVEKMIHMQGPDQGKGTPRKRKRYRVDILRCESLASLPKATLDRLFLRDYDIIVSMIPLPHSSVLPGPTGPIHFGPPSHSSMTPWMKLVLYSTVASGPLSIVLMKGLCLRMLPAPLAGCEKALIWSWDDSTTGSLGGKLEGNLVKGSILLHCLNSMLKHSAVIVQPFSIYDLDGSGKVVTVDIPLPLKNSDGSVAPVGDKLGLCAGECLKLNDLLTVLAHKIELWTIGYIRLLKLFKERESDNFDPNGKYEWVPLTIEFGMPLFNPKLCNNICERIVSSELLQVDSLTEHHNSMQNMQRKLRDFCAEYQATGPAAKLLYLKELQKDGSKDSEHDINYPSSGKWNPLVDPSSPISGASNEHQRFKLACQQRSRTEVLSFDASILRSFSVTPVYEAGTRPVEDSPSATAPRVDLDETDSGEVILPGLNLIFDGAELNPFDIAACLQARQPISLIAEAASASTSFAIN; encoded by the exons ATGTGGAAGCTGAGCAAGTCGATTGCAAAAGAGTTGTTACCTACCCAACCTGTGGACTTTCCAATTGAACCTTGGTGGGGAGTTTCTCTTGTTAACTTTACCGTAGAAGAGTTCAAG AAACTTTCGGAGGATGAAACGGCAATGATAGATAAAATCTGCAAGGAAGAAGCTAATGCATATGTCCTTTTTGATCCTGATATTATAAAAGGTCTGTATCGACGGGGATTGGTCTATTTTGATGTTCCTGTATATCCAGATGACCGTATTAAAG TTTGTAGGCTTGAAGGTTTTATTTCAAACAAGGAGCAGTCTTATGAGGATCCTATTGAGGA GTTGCTATATGCAGTTTTTGTTGTTTCAAGTGAGCATGCTACTGTTGCTGAGCTGGCATCAACCTTACAAGCGGATCTTAGTATACTGCAGGCTGCTGCATCTTTCGTTTGCCGCTTGGGATGGGCAGAAAAAGTAATTGACCCGGCATCCATTCTTCAAGAAAACACAACGTTATCTCATGGTGTTGTCCTTACGGATGAAGAAGAGTCCTCTCACCGCAGTTCAACCTCTGCAAATGTGTCCACTGATGGTGACTCTGCTCATCAAGGAGATTTTTGGGGGACAGAAAACCACCGTTCTCATGATGCTCGGGTTGCTTTTGTCGTTGATGCTAATATAACATCTTATCTTATGATGGGCTCCGTTTCACCGG GATTGAAGTCTCATGCTGTGACGTTATATGAAGCAGGGAAACTAGGCCATACTAGCATTGCAAACCTTTGCAAAGACCTGAGCACGTTGGAGGGAACAAAATTCGAGGGAGTGTTGCAGGAATTTGCAAATCATGCATACAGTCTCCGCTGTGTCTTGGAGTGTCTACTATCTGGTGGTGTTACCGCTGATACTAGAGCCGTGGAAGTTGCTGACAGAGCGAGAGTGTCAACTTCAGGCTGTGATGAGTCTAGTATGATAGCTGACACATCATTGACCAATGTGTCGGACCAATCTGCTgctaaagaaactgaagaaaacaTTAATGATGCTAAAAATTTAGAAACGTCCCAAGAAGATTTCTTTTTGGACAACTCTGTACCTGAAACGACTGGTGATAACGGATCTGCTACCCTAGCAGAAGATGGTAAGCTCTCGAGTGAGTTTTCCAAGTCAGGTATGAATGTCCAGAATGTTGAAAAAATGATACATATGCAAGGACCTGACCAAGGAAAAGGGACGCCAAGGAAGAGAAAGAGATATCGAGTGGATATCCTCCGCTGTGAAAGCTTGGCTTCTCTGCCAAAGGCAACCTTAGATCGGCTGTTTCTTCGCGACTATGATATCATTGTGTCTATGATACCTCTTCCACATTCATCTGTTCTTCCTGGGCCTACAGGTCCTATTCATTTTGGTCCTCCCTCTCACTCATCAATGACACCATGGATGAAATTGGTGCTATATTCAACGGTGGCCAGCGGGCCTTTGTCGATTGTACTGATGAAAGGACTATGTCTGCGCATGTTACCTGCACCTTTAGCTGGTTGTGAGAAAGCCCTTATATGGTCTTGGGATGATTCAACGACCGGAAGCTTGGGTGGAAAGTTAGAAGGAAATTTAGTCAAGGGAAGTATACTTTTACACTGTTTGAATTCGATGCTCAAACACTCTGCTGTTATAGTgcagccctttagcatatatgaTCTTGATGGCTCTGGAAAAGTTGTTACAGTTGACATACCCTTGCCCCTTAAGAACTCTGATGGCTCAGTTGCTCCCGTAGGGGACAAGCTAGGACTATGTGCAGGggaatgtttgaaattgaatgatcTATTAACTGTTTTGGCTCACAAGATAGAGTTATGGACAATTGGTTACATTCGCTTACTAAAACTTTTTAAAGAAAGGGAATCGGATAATTTTGACCCCAATGGGAAGTATGAATGGGTTCCACTGACCATTGAATTTGGGATGCCACTTTTCAACCCCAAATTATGCAATAACATATGTGAAAGGATTGTCTCCTCAGAGTTGCTTCAAGTAGATTCACTTACTGAGCATCATAATTCAATGCAAAACATGCAAAGAAAGTTACGTGATTTTTGTGCAGAGTATCAAGCAACGGGTCCTGCAGCAAAACTTCTTTACCTAAAGGAGCTGCAAAAGGATGGTTCGAAGGATTCAGAGCATGACATCAACTATCCTAGTAGTGGAAAGTGGAATCCACTGGTAGACCCTTCTTCTCCCATTTCTGGGGCATCTAATGAGCATCAAAGATTCAAACTTGCTTGTCAACAGCGTAGTCGGACcgaagttttgagcttcgatgcCAGCATTCTTAG ATCATTTTCCGTAACTCCTGTATATGAAGCTGGCACAAGACCAGTTGAAGATTCCCCCTCAGCAACTGCACCCAGAGTTGATCTTGATGAAACTGACAGCGGTGAAGTTATCCTTCCTGGTCTTAACCTCATTTTTGATGGTGCAGAGTTGAATCCCTTTGATATTGCTGCTTGCCTGCAGGCTCGCCAGCCAATTTCATTAATAGCAGAGGCAGCTTCGGCCTCTACATCTTTTGCAATTAATTAA
- the LOC121230338 gene encoding protein FAM91A1 isoform X4 — MRVLRKSLALFPYYLAEYICRVMRVSPFRYYCDMIFDLMRNEQPYDSIPNFSAADALRLTGIGRNEFIDIMNKCKSKKIMWKLSKSIAKELLPTQPVDFPIEPWWGVSLVNFTVEEFKKLSEDETAMIDKICKEEANAYVLFDPDIIKGLYRRGLVYFDVPVYPDDRIKVCRLEGFISNKEQSYEDPIEELLYAVFVVSSEHATVAELASTLQADLSILQAAASFVCRLGWAEKVIDPASILQENTTLSHGVVLTDEEESSHRSSTSANVSTDGDSAHQGDFWGTENHRSHDARVAFVVDANITSYLMMGSVSPGLKSHAVTLYEAGKLGHTSIANLCKDLSTLEGTKFEGVLQEFANHAYSLRCVLECLLSGGVTADTRAVEVADRARVSTSGCDESSMIADTSLTNVSDQSAAKETEENINDAKNLETSQEDFFLDNSVPETTGDNGSATLAEDGKLSSEFSKSGMNVQNVEKMIHMQGPDQGKGTPRKRKRYRVDILRCESLASLPKATLDRLFLRDYDIIVSMIPLPHSSVLPGPTGPIHFGPPSHSSMTPWMKLVLYSTVASGPLSIVLMKGLCLRMLPAPLAGCEKALIWSWDDSTTGSLGGKLEGNLVKGSILLHCLNSMLKHSAVIVQPFSIYDLDGSGKVVTVDIPLPLKNSDGSVAPVGDKLGLCAGECLKLNDLLTVLAHKIELWTIGYIRLLKLFKERESDNFDPNGKYEWVPLTIEFGMPLFNPKLCNNICERIVSSELLQVDSLTEHHNSMQNMQRKLRDFCAEYQATGPAAKLLYLKELQKDGSKDSEHDINYPSSGKWNPLVDPSSPISGASNEHQRFKLACQQRSRTEVLSFDASILRSFSVTPVYEAGTRPVEDSPSATAPRVDLDETDSGEVILPGLNLIFDGAELNPFDIAACLQARQPISLIAEAASASTSFAIN, encoded by the exons ATGCGTGTCTTGCGAAAGAGTCTAGCG TTATTCCCTTACTACCTTGCGGAATATATTTGCCGTGTGATGAGGGTGTCTCCTTTCCGATATTACTGTGATATGATATTCGATCTTATGAGAAACG AGCAACCTTATGACAGTATCCCAAATTTCAGCGCTGCTGATGCCTTGAGACTCACAGGAATTGGGAGAAAtgaatttattgatatcatgAATAAATGCAAGTCTAAG AAGATCATGTGGAAGCTGAGCAAGTCGATTGCAAAAGAGTTGTTACCTACCCAACCTGTGGACTTTCCAATTGAACCTTGGTGGGGAGTTTCTCTTGTTAACTTTACCGTAGAAGAGTTCAAG AAACTTTCGGAGGATGAAACGGCAATGATAGATAAAATCTGCAAGGAAGAAGCTAATGCATATGTCCTTTTTGATCCTGATATTATAAAAGGTCTGTATCGACGGGGATTGGTCTATTTTGATGTTCCTGTATATCCAGATGACCGTATTAAAG TTTGTAGGCTTGAAGGTTTTATTTCAAACAAGGAGCAGTCTTATGAGGATCCTATTGAGGA GTTGCTATATGCAGTTTTTGTTGTTTCAAGTGAGCATGCTACTGTTGCTGAGCTGGCATCAACCTTACAAGCGGATCTTAGTATACTGCAGGCTGCTGCATCTTTCGTTTGCCGCTTGGGATGGGCAGAAAAAGTAATTGACCCGGCATCCATTCTTCAAGAAAACACAACGTTATCTCATGGTGTTGTCCTTACGGATGAAGAAGAGTCCTCTCACCGCAGTTCAACCTCTGCAAATGTGTCCACTGATGGTGACTCTGCTCATCAAGGAGATTTTTGGGGGACAGAAAACCACCGTTCTCATGATGCTCGGGTTGCTTTTGTCGTTGATGCTAATATAACATCTTATCTTATGATGGGCTCCGTTTCACCGG GATTGAAGTCTCATGCTGTGACGTTATATGAAGCAGGGAAACTAGGCCATACTAGCATTGCAAACCTTTGCAAAGACCTGAGCACGTTGGAGGGAACAAAATTCGAGGGAGTGTTGCAGGAATTTGCAAATCATGCATACAGTCTCCGCTGTGTCTTGGAGTGTCTACTATCTGGTGGTGTTACCGCTGATACTAGAGCCGTGGAAGTTGCTGACAGAGCGAGAGTGTCAACTTCAGGCTGTGATGAGTCTAGTATGATAGCTGACACATCATTGACCAATGTGTCGGACCAATCTGCTgctaaagaaactgaagaaaacaTTAATGATGCTAAAAATTTAGAAACGTCCCAAGAAGATTTCTTTTTGGACAACTCTGTACCTGAAACGACTGGTGATAACGGATCTGCTACCCTAGCAGAAGATGGTAAGCTCTCGAGTGAGTTTTCCAAGTCAGGTATGAATGTCCAGAATGTTGAAAAAATGATACATATGCAAGGACCTGACCAAGGAAAAGGGACGCCAAGGAAGAGAAAGAGATATCGAGTGGATATCCTCCGCTGTGAAAGCTTGGCTTCTCTGCCAAAGGCAACCTTAGATCGGCTGTTTCTTCGCGACTATGATATCATTGTGTCTATGATACCTCTTCCACATTCATCTGTTCTTCCTGGGCCTACAGGTCCTATTCATTTTGGTCCTCCCTCTCACTCATCAATGACACCATGGATGAAATTGGTGCTATATTCAACGGTGGCCAGCGGGCCTTTGTCGATTGTACTGATGAAAGGACTATGTCTGCGCATGTTACCTGCACCTTTAGCTGGTTGTGAGAAAGCCCTTATATGGTCTTGGGATGATTCAACGACCGGAAGCTTGGGTGGAAAGTTAGAAGGAAATTTAGTCAAGGGAAGTATACTTTTACACTGTTTGAATTCGATGCTCAAACACTCTGCTGTTATAGTgcagccctttagcatatatgaTCTTGATGGCTCTGGAAAAGTTGTTACAGTTGACATACCCTTGCCCCTTAAGAACTCTGATGGCTCAGTTGCTCCCGTAGGGGACAAGCTAGGACTATGTGCAGGggaatgtttgaaattgaatgatcTATTAACTGTTTTGGCTCACAAGATAGAGTTATGGACAATTGGTTACATTCGCTTACTAAAACTTTTTAAAGAAAGGGAATCGGATAATTTTGACCCCAATGGGAAGTATGAATGGGTTCCACTGACCATTGAATTTGGGATGCCACTTTTCAACCCCAAATTATGCAATAACATATGTGAAAGGATTGTCTCCTCAGAGTTGCTTCAAGTAGATTCACTTACTGAGCATCATAATTCAATGCAAAACATGCAAAGAAAGTTACGTGATTTTTGTGCAGAGTATCAAGCAACGGGTCCTGCAGCAAAACTTCTTTACCTAAAGGAGCTGCAAAAGGATGGTTCGAAGGATTCAGAGCATGACATCAACTATCCTAGTAGTGGAAAGTGGAATCCACTGGTAGACCCTTCTTCTCCCATTTCTGGGGCATCTAATGAGCATCAAAGATTCAAACTTGCTTGTCAACAGCGTAGTCGGACcgaagttttgagcttcgatgcCAGCATTCTTAG ATCATTTTCCGTAACTCCTGTATATGAAGCTGGCACAAGACCAGTTGAAGATTCCCCCTCAGCAACTGCACCCAGAGTTGATCTTGATGAAACTGACAGCGGTGAAGTTATCCTTCCTGGTCTTAACCTCATTTTTGATGGTGCAGAGTTGAATCCCTTTGATATTGCTGCTTGCCTGCAGGCTCGCCAGCCAATTTCATTAATAGCAGAGGCAGCTTCGGCCTCTACATCTTTTGCAATTAATTAA